Genomic segment of Panicum virgatum strain AP13 chromosome 9N, P.virgatum_v5, whole genome shotgun sequence:
TGAAAGACAAAATTACAGAACTCAGGTTGATAATAGTTCTGTAAGTTTTGGACCGGCTGCACCAAGTGGCACATTCGAGAGATCGCCGTCAATCAACCCTCGTGGTTCTTTTCAAGGGATTGATCTAAATCTATCCCCAAGAGATTTTCCTGGGGACACCCATCCTGCTGAATCACAAGTTTCAACTGATAGCGTATCAACTCCAACTGGAAGGCGTGCAACCCTTTCAGGAAGGCGTCAAATACATCGCTATATTCGGATTTTGCTAAATAGACCAAGACAACCTAGCAGACAAGACACATACCATAATGTTGCACAGCACAGTGGTGTTGTACCAAGAACTGAACCAAATTGGCTTAACTTTCCTTCATCAGAACCAAACACATCGCACAGTCTGCCTGATGGCATTCAGAACCATCACAATGGACTTCCATTTGTTCAAGCTCACAGCAGTTTTGCTCCATGCATGTCCCTCGATGGGGATGATTTCCAGCAAATTGAAGGTGTCAAAAGCAACCTTAGGAATGTGTAGTAGAATCCCTTGTTAGGTAAAGTATTTTTTTTCCCAAGAAAATTGTGCTAGTTATACAAGTGATATCTTTAGTTTAGTCTTCGTAAAAAGTCTTACTGGAACTGACATATACTCTATTTTTTACAGAAGCGTTTCCGAGTGAAGCTTACTAAgggagcaacatgtgccatttTAATGGCTTGTGGAATTGAACATAGCAAGCACCTACCTGGTGCCTCACATTAACACCCTTCCTGGATTTTCATTCATGCTCTCATTTGTGACAGGCATTTCCTCATTGAAAATGGCTGGTGAATGTGGTTGGGCTCATTTGTGGGAGATGTGGTCAATGACATAACATACATGCTTTTTCTCAAATCCTTTGTTTAAATTTAGGTATTTTTTATTGTTATTGCCATTCTCATTCATTCGGTCATTAAACACAACATTGAAAGATCACACAGAAACAAAGGCATTTCTGAATGTCTGGATAACTTCATATTTATACACTGTAACATTGTGGGGGCCCCAATTTTCATTAGGCTGATCATTCTTTCTCTGAGGAGGCGTTCTTTTGTCCATCAAAAAGGCTGCTAGCTGTgttgcacaaaaaaaaaaaaaggctgctAGCTGTGCCTCCCAGCCTCCCATCTTCGGTAGTAATCGTGTGCGACGTGTTGGTTCAGAAATCTTTGCCTCTCTCAGACACTAGATTTGTGTTTTGTCAATGCTGGTTTATTTTGGCTATATTATTTTCTCTGGAGGGCATGGTGGATCAACCAAGAAAAGCCGTTAACAATCTTAATCCATATACGAgctcttggcttttctttgCAGTATCTTGGTGTCAAGCGATAGTGACTGTACTGTGCACTTTCCGTAGGTGAGTGGTTGTTTCATATTGGCTCCAGTTTACGGTGACCCTTCATTTGGCATTCCAGCACCAGCATTCGCTGATGCTTCACCTTCAGCATCTCCATTCGGTCGTGTTTCTTTCTCACCTTCAGCATTTCCATTCGGTCGTGTTTCTTTCTTCTATGGGGCTGTTTGGCAGGGCATCCCTGAGGGGCTTCACTGTTTTACATTAGAAAAATAACTCCTCAAGCTGTttggagccggagctgtttgGCACAGTTCCTTCAAGCTAATGGAGCCGTGCCAAACACCCCCATATGTTTTTATTTCTGATCCCTCGTGCACGCCTGCCATTTATTTTGCTTGCCTGAAAGTAGTATGCTTCTATGGTGCTATGTATGCATGCGTATATGCTTTGTGGAGCTGTGGGTAGATTGTCTGGATGTATGAATAGCTTCGTGGTCCAAATATTGTTGGAGCATAAGCAACGGGAAGAGCCGAAGAGATCAGCTGGAACTGGAAGATTAGAGGGAAGAGACCTATTAGCCCCAGCAGGCTACTAGACTGTCCTCAGTTAAGATGGTCCTTGGCTATGCTTGTTCATGCTACAATGTCTGGTCCCAACTCCCAATAGCAAGTGTTTGAGGGCATGGCGATATGTCTCGTGGATCTGCAGAGCCCTTCACGGCTACTGCCAAATTAGGCGCATGCCGAAATGCGCGTCTATACCCAAGTTAAAGGTCCGCTCGATTGTTCTTCGTCTGGGCTGCGATCTCTGCTCCCCATTCTTGCCGGTTCGACCATGACCTGTCGCACCTCCAGTCTTTTTGCTCCCGGCTGGCGAACCGGATGACCTGGACTTCGGTCCTGCCTGAAAGGTAGCGCTGAAATTTCACGTAGGCTGCAGCGACTGCTTTTTAATTGACCTTGCGCCATGTGCTAGGCCAGAGAAGTACTGTAGTCATTTCTTGCCAGTATTGCCTATCGGATTGGGCGATTAGCACAGATAATGCgctttagagcatctccaacagattactcATCCCACTCtctaatataaaaaaattaatgttttggtgatggaGGTGCTCCAGCAGATTACCAATCCAATCCACATTATCTATAAGTTTTTGGTAATCATTAAAACACATCTCTCTCACCTAAATGAAGGAGATTTTCCCTCTACCCTATTCTTGATGATTGAATTTTGGTAATCTACTGCAACAATCATTACCTAAACAACAAAAGTAGCTATTGGTAATGGAGAGAGAATATTTAGGGTATGAGTAATCTGTTGTAATGCGTAATGCAGCTGATAAACACAGAGTTGCTTGGCGAGTAGCACATACCAGACCAGTAGTTACTATATTAGCTAGTGAAcccttttttttatcaaaagaTGGAGGGATTCTTACGACGAACAAGTTTAAAACCCGAATGGTGGTTGTGTCAAACAGCGGGTAAGCCAGAACGGGTCCCGGATGGGCGCGGTTACAACTGTGGGAGTCCTCGTCCAGTCATCCTCGTGCCACAATTTGCCGGGGGAATTCAGATCCCACATGCTCTGTCATCTCATCGCCATGTTTATCAGAAGTtcgcacggcggccggcggggacgcACATGTAAACACCAGGACAACGTGTGAACTCCGCGAGGACGGAGGGGTCGGCCAGCCGGCCAGGTCACCCTCCAGTCCTCCACAGCCACAAGGGCCGCACATGGAAGGAGGAACGAGGAAGGATCCCACCCTGCCCCTGCCCGATCCCTCATTAACTGGTGATCGAGTCTCTCGAGGACCCGAGCCGGTGGATTTGGTGGCGATCGCCGATCTGGCTCTCCTGATGGTCAAAGTGGGGAGACCTGGTCCGACAAACCAGCCACCCAGATTCCAGGGCCTGACCTGAAGTAGTTTCTATCCTTTTGTCACTCTATGCATACCAGTTAATCAGCTGCTTTCCTTTAACATGTAGGAGTACTATGTATGGTATGGCCCTTGAGCATCACCTTCTTGCATCGTGGCATCGCCAACTAAGAAAACTGTCCGGCTGCGGGCTGCCGGCGACTATTCACCATTGTTGACCGCTGAAGTAGATAGCTGCACCCGTCCCGTActtcgctcgcctcgcctctgGTGCCAGACGTACGCAAAGCTGCGGAAAGCGGCACGCCGGGGCCATGGACAGGTCCCGTCCACTGccgggaaaagaaaagaatacgATGCGCGTGCGCTGCTCTGCGAGGACAGAGAGCGCTTTCTCGTTCGTCAAAGCGATCCGGCTAATTCCGCCACCGTAATGCACCGTCACCGTGCGAAATGAGGAGCTGGATTTTGTCCTGGTGAAGCACTGATGCGTGATTGCCTGCCTGTCGATGCTTGATGTTGGTGCTGAGGCGGCGATCATAAATCAatggccgccgccgatgccgctTTCCATCACCCGCCCCCTAACCACGCCGTTGCTGTGGACCGGAGCTCGTGGAGCTAGGGGTGAGGTGGTAAAGCGTTTCAAAATTAGTCTAGATAATCTAAGTGCTAGTTTAAAAAGGATGGAGTTTTTATCTTATTTAActttgaactaaaaaaatataaaattggccttgtttggttctctAGCCCTACCTAGCGCTAGAagagaatcttgcatgcatagagtattaaacgaagtttatttgcaaaatcttttcacagatgggtgtaactttttgtgacgaatctaatgagcctaattaattcattatTGGTTACAGtattgctatagtaaccattaTCTAATAGTGCGGTCagaggtctcattagattcgtcttgccaAGTAGcaaagttagttttgtaaactgtctttatttaatattcgTAACTAATGGTCAAAGTTAGCTACAGTACCTAGCGCTACTAAACCAAACATAGCCATTAGGCTGGATCGTGAAGAGATCGCTAGAATTATCATCCGTTTATCACCGCTCCGGAGTGGAGTCCGGAAAATGCTTTCGTCTTGGTGCTCCCTCGGCGGCGTTGAACGTTGAGTTTCAGGGCGATCCGTGGTGGGCAGGAGCAGGGTCTCTGCTCCCGCTTTGCTGTAGCCTGGTAGGCTTTATAGAGCGGGACAATGCTTTTTCCCGGGGCTACGGTGGGTGGAGGCCGAGTTGTTAACCTCGGGCTTTCTTTTTCTAGCCACATCTTTGCTCGGTTAGCTGGTGGTCACTGCGCTCGGAAAGAGGAGTCGTCATTTCGACTCCTGGGGATACAGGGTAGGTGCACTCGTTCGGCGCTCGTTCGTTCCGATGAGGACACGATGACACGTGCCAAGCCGTTGCAAGTTGCAAGTCTCGGACTCTTGCATGTTTGTGGCTTGCAGGCTTGGTGCATGCATTTACCTCCTGAGTTGGGCGAAAGACCTAAAGGGCCTCGCTTAAGTTGTCTCGACGAAGTGTTTTTTCACGTGCCTTTTGGCTCTGCTTCCATGTTCTGTCCTCACTAATTCACGTTATCTACTAGTTGGAATGGGAATGAAAGGAGCAAACCCACCTTGCAGTCTTACGCTAGTATGTCACAGACATGTTTTGATTTGTTTCGTATAGTAATTATTCTTTGTGCCTCCGTTGCCCATAACAAAACTCGGCCGGCAAAGTTATTTTCTCTACGATTTTCCTAGAATCCCCAAAAAGTGTTGAAATTACATCCCTGAAAGTGTCTACCTTGGTAAGAAAATGTCGGCGACTCTAACCTACTAAAACAGTGTTAGTCAATTAAGTACACTAGTATCTTTTTTGCACCACAATCCGTAAGGCACAACAACCGCACAAGCACGACACTCGCAACAAAATGGCTTACAAGGGACTCTTAAATCCTTGAAAAACGTTTAGGATGGTTTTTGTAATCCCCCCTATGCCAGTCTAACAAAATCGTTAATTCTAAGATGGGTTAATCTTACGCTTTATCGCAGGTCCGGTTCACCATTACTCACCTGTGAAAACTCCACCATTCATTTAAGAGTAGCATTGTTTCGCACAACCTCGCCATTACCTCGATCGAAACGTGGCAGACGATTCGGAACCCCAGTTCAGACATCATTAGCGTGTAAAAACACCGCAGCCCATTGAATTGATCAATCAAAGCTTAATAAAACACAaaccaaaaaataaaaagggaACTCGCTCGCAACTCACCAGCCGTCCAGCCAGCCGCTGCTACATCAGCAGCGCCGGTGGAGAAAAAACAAAACGGGAAACGGGCAGCGCCGTTTCTCTGCCCCTCTTTCTCTCCACCCCGCGACGAGACTCCCACGCGGTCCGCCCCGCGTCGCCCCgcgatggccgccgccgactaCGACCGCGCGTACCGCCCCGacgcggccccggccccggcccccgcCAACGCCGGGGAGTTCGACCGCCCCTACCGCAACGAGGTGGTGCCCTACGGCGACCGCCGCCTCGACATCGTCGTCAAGCCGCCCgccaggtcgccgccgccgccgctgccggcgtccgccaggagcggcggcggggcggggtcgGCGTGGTGCTTCAGCGACCCGGAGatgaagaggcggcggcgggtggcgagCTACAAGGCCTACTCGGTGGAGGGCAAGGTCAAGGCATCGCTCCGCAGGGGGTTCCGCTGGATCAAGGCCAAGTGCTCCGAGCTCATCCATGGCTGGTACGGATcgcgccttcttcttccttctctctttCCCCCGCTTCTCCTCCCGTCCGCTCTTCTCCCCAGTATTTTTCAGACATGAAACGGCCTTTCGTTGGTTGGGTCCGAATCACGGGACCTGCCTTTCCGCTGGGCAATGGATTCTGCTAAACGAGTTCAGTTCTTGCAGAAAGttttaatcctttttttttcactGTCTGTATGGACTATTGGTACGATTGATTGCCATTGTCCTTGCGCCTCTCCTTGTTTCCTAAAGTGGTTGGCGAACTCACTGGTACACAGGACAGATCTCTGGCAAATTTAGAAACTCACAAGCACAATATGGCCATCCTTTCCCAGTTTCCCGTCTCTTTTACGCAACCATATATAGTACCAGATCATTCATCTGACGAAGTGATGGTCTGTGATGTTCTGCCCTCTCCTCTAATTCCATTTTTTTATTCTTCTTTTTCCAGAGCTCGGGATCTCGGTGGAATTCTATTGGGATGGTGGAAGATGCTGCAACCAAGTGCGAGGCATGGGGTGTTGGGTGTATTTTGCTAATTCTCTCCCAAATGTCGAAGAAGATTTGTTCATGAGATTGCGTAGGGAACTTTTATGCTGCCCCTGGTTATATAGGAAGAAGAATCCATATGAGCTCTCCTGAATTGCTTGTTACCGCCCTGCTAATTATCCCCTAATCTGTTCAAGAATGTTTGAAGAGGAACTGAATCTTGAATAGGGAAACCCTCGGCATGATACTAGTGCTACTCTCTAATAATTCTCTCCCTCATGCTCATGTGCAATTCGGTCGCTGGTCAGGAAAATACAGATCAGCAGCAAGCTGCAGCTGTTGCTTCCTTTTCTTCGTGATAGGCAAATCCCAGAGACCTGCACTAGCAAGTTGCGCAGCCGGGCCTTTTCAAGCATTTATCTGGATGAGGAAAGGCCCAGCTTTCTTCAGCACCCTATGATAGAGACATGGACGCCAGGATCGTTGGAGGAAAAGAAACATTTCGCCAGCCCCAGGGTGGCTCTCTTTTACGTGTTCTGAATGGCGATGAGTACCTACTGACTGGTGGCTGCCGGTGTTCGATTCCAGCCATACGCTGGATAATCATACGGTCTCCAGCACAAGTGGAGTGGCCATGTTGCGGATTCGTCGGTGAACTCGTTTGCTaatttcttctgcgaactccaGAGGTGACGCTCGATCATGTATTCATGTTACCCCCTGCGTGTCACTGTCGTGTTTGAAGCTTTCAAAGCTCTCCAGCTAAATCTCGCTAATCCATGTGTTTAAGTTTAATCCGGTGTACCCACCGAGACAACCGTGTGAACGAAGGACCCCTGATCGAGATCACCTCCATCTGAAGTCAGGTGGGGTGAGTACACACGCAAGGAACCCCTGCCGCACCACACCACGGCCTCCCCACATGGTTTCTAGCAGCAGGTGTTCGGGGTCGGCGCATGATGAGGCGGCGCGAATTCAGCGTCCGGGCAGTCCTGAAACTCGCGTCCGGGCACGTCTGGAGTGAGCTGTCCGCGCTCTGCAGGGACCTGGAGGCTGGAGTTTCTTCCGGCCATTTTCCCGCGGTCGTGCCGTGATGCTGCCTGCTGATGCTGGAAACCAggacttttttcttttctttttggtcTTTTCCGGATTCCGGATGAACTCAGAACTGTTGCGCGTTTGTCCATGTAAAGCTCACCATTGTAGTTCTAGACCAGGCAGGCAAAAAGGAATATGACCCAACATCacatattatttttttcaaaaggtTTTGTAGGTATAGTATATACTAGCGTGTACaaaaaatcgaaaaaaaaaCCCACACAACATAACAGGCCTGACAATCTCTCCTTCAGCCCAAACAACATACTAGCCCACTTTCCCCTCCTTACACGACGGCCCACACATGACATAGGGAGCCTCCAAGCCAGGAGCTCCGGCCCGACGTGCCCGCGCTGCTGATcctccccgacggcccccacatGAGATACTCC
This window contains:
- the LOC120693198 gene encoding uncharacterized protein LOC120693198, with the protein product MAAADYDRAYRPDAAPAPAPANAGEFDRPYRNEVVPYGDRRLDIVVKPPARSPPPPLPASARSGGGAGSAWCFSDPEMKRRRRVASYKAYSVEGKVKASLRRGFRWIKAKCSELIHG